TCGGCATATACCGTCGCCTCGACCACCACCTTGCGCCCCTTGATTTCCTTGACCCGGCCGCGGATTTCCAGCACCGGGCCGAGCGGCGTCGGCTTCAGGTAACTGACCTGCAGCGAGCCGGTGACGAAACGAAAGGCCGGCAGGCTGTCCATGCTGCGGTTTTCCGCCCGGTACATCGCCGCTGCGGCGGTGCCGGTGCCGTGGCAATCGATCAGCGAGGCAAGCAGGCCGCCATAGACGAAACCTGGGATGGCCGTGTGTTCCGGGCGCGGCTGGAAATGCGTGACCGTCTCGTCGCCGTCCCAGAAAGTCTTGATCCGGTGGCCGTCTGCGTTGTTGCGGCCGCAGCCGTAGCAGTGCGCGAGATTCTCCGGGTAGTAGTCCTGAAAGGCCTGCATGCTTGTCTCCTTGTTGTTTAAGCAAGGCGCATCCTAGGCGATGCCGGCCGGCGGCGACCACTGCGCCCGCC
The DNA window shown above is from Quatrionicoccus australiensis and carries:
- a CDS encoding PaaI family thioesterase; the encoded protein is MQAFQDYYPENLAHCYGCGRNNADGHRIKTFWDGDETVTHFQPRPEHTAIPGFVYGGLLASLIDCHGTGTAAAAMYRAENRSMDSLPAFRFVTGSLQVSYLKPTPLGPVLEIRGRVKEIKGRKVVVEATVYAEGVATARGEIVAVQMPDTFVAA